The Candidatus Bathyarchaeota archaeon genomic interval TTCTGAGAGGTACTGGTTTAACCAGCCTCCTACCTCTGTGGATATAGTTAGTTTACCGTCGCTGAAGGCACCAGCTCCACCCCAGCCGCAAAGGAGCCCACATGGGTCACAGTTTACGCACCCGAAGCCTCTGCTTGCCGGACACCTCCGCTGTTCAAGATCCGGACCTTTGTCAAGCATCAGAATGTTGAGGTCTGACTTGCCGACCAGTTCAAGGGCTGAAAATATTCCAGCAGGACCAGCTCCGACGATCACTACGTCATACTTCAAGGCGTTTAACCTCTTTGAAGCCCAAAAGTAGATGTGATAACAAGCATATATTTTTAGCGAATCCAAAAATGCAAAGAAATCTGGATTTTCAGAAGTTTAGTGAAGTGCTACTATGCAAAGAAACCTTACGGTTTGTTTTCCACCTTTTCAATTGATGCTTTTCGTTTGGAGGAACAAATATCACGTCGCCCGGTCTGAACTTTTCCATTTCGGCACCTACCGTAGTGCCTTCTCTTCTAGTATGAAAACTTCATGCTCCCATATATTCGCCAGACTCCATTTCAAAAAGTCTGATGGCGAAGTTTGGAGCTCTAGTTTCTTTTGTTATTAACCATCTGACTTTCAGTTTTAAGTGCCTTCTTCCCATGCTTCCTCGCTTTAACTTCACTGTAATGAAAAAGCCTCATGGGAACATTTTTAGGCCTAACACCTTTAGCTTTAAAGTTCTAGTCTTTTATGGCTTCAAGGATGCTCATGACATTCCAGAGTTTCACACGCGTGTATGGCGGCATATTCGGGTCCTGAAGAATTTCATCCAATATGGATATGGCATTCGAAGCTCTAACAGCTGGTGTGAACTCCGTGGTCTGCAATGCATCCATTGAGTCTTTAGCTGCTCTCCTAATGTTTCGCGGCGTTGTAGTATCCTCGGAAACTTCAGCCAACACCGCCAAAGCCTGCTTAATTCGTTCTTCATACTCTTCAATCTTCTTCTTTCGCACCATGGCAACCACACACCGAATCCGAGATATTCAATAATCAAGTTATATAGGCTTTTATACATATCTATTTCCGAGGTTTGAAGCATGCCACAGAATAGTAGGCTCAACGATGAACAGCATATCAAACGCATGGCTGACTTACTCCGCCAAGGTGCAACTCTTACGGAGCTTGCTTGTCCGGCATGTGCCTCACCAATCTTCAAGCTCAAGAACGGCAGGTTATGGTGCGCCAAATGTGAAAAAAGGGTTATTGTTGTTAGAGAAGACGCTGAACTAGCAAAAATAACAAGCACACTGAGCCTCGAAACTCTAGAAGCAACATTACTTGCCAAAATTCAAGAAATCCAAGAAAAAATGCTACATGAAACAAACGTTGAAGAGCTCCAGAAACTTGGTTCAGCCCTCTCGGGGTTGCTTGAAA includes:
- a CDS encoding UPF0147 family protein, whose translation is MVRKKKIEEYEERIKQALAVLAEVSEDTTTPRNIRRAAKDSMDALQTTEFTPAVRASNAISILDEILQDPNMPPYTRVKLWNVMSILEAIKD